In the genome of Lathyrus oleraceus cultivar Zhongwan6 chromosome 4, CAAS_Psat_ZW6_1.0, whole genome shotgun sequence, the window tatggaccctagacgtagagtcgagtgctttgttgctgatccaacattgtccgtaactggataaccataaagacagttgatgggtactccacgaagcatgctgagggacatgcGTGACCTAGATACAATTTTTCCCATCCTGCGaaacaggataaatgtctatgggaccaatattgaactggacaaggatgacacggtctataccttgtgttaaatatagacataagggcaaaggggtaattatacacataattattatcacaggaggttttgtcatatcacatgacattttcgttaaatgcgtgatttaatataattgccaacgtcgcgaaaacctacagggtcacacacaaaggacggattgatgagagatagagtaactaaggaacatcgtaaggtacggtgcacttaaatggaatataaaatatggtaaggtaccaaatacttaagtgattcttggcatattataagatatgggccaaaatacacttaagtgggctttttagcttgaagctcacacaagtggttctataaatagaaccccttgggtagaagcattatAACTAAGACTCAAACTCAAGTGAtgacttggaatttcgtttccctctctctctcactcaaagccttcattcgtaccagctagcactgagattgaaggaatccgttcgtgtggactgagtagagatgttgtcatcgttcaacgttcgtgatcgctccgtggatttgtatccaaggttttgatcgttacaagagatctgcaccaaaggtttgaatcgccacaagaggtaacgattctatcactgatcatgcccattcgtaaggatcactaaatggagaaaattttaaattccgctgcgccttggatggtaattctccttcattatattcctatattccgaattaagcaaacgaataaatacaatcgtgaattaagcaaacacgatatgcaaacgcaatttaacgagaaagcgacgaaaacgacgatgaatagttaggaatgcaatcatacgaatttaatcaaaaccattccataaaataaagattaagcaaatgaaatttcatagaataTGATTAAAAGAGAATGAAATTAAAtttgatagaataaaaacctcaaagccttggaaattcggttacagcaaattgactctaggagattagttcctcttcatgatcgcacaaaagcaaaaagttatcgtGAATAATGTGTGATTGCTACAGTACCGCGGCTGCCCTTTTAAATAGAATAAGCGTTTCACTAATAATTCAAACTGGGCCagaaaacctaaattcggcccaacaaatggcccaaaagaaaatatttcctaaagCACGAAACGTTAACGAATTATTTGAGATGTCGGAACTCCGAATCAGCTTTTGTATTCAACATAAAAattgtagctctttctcttagctttccaacacaTGTCAGAACTTGCAAAACGGCACcccgtagctcaagttatgatccgaacagtggacaggcatcaaataaccgctaaaactgaaaatagcaaacgaaaatagattaaaggcaaccatgaacttaaatctaaaaacataataatataGTAAAATAAGATAAATAAACTAGATGAATGCCCAAGTAAAATTATAGAAGAATATGCATCAAAATGtactgatcaaattcccccacacttgaacttttgcacttcgagcaaaattacaatttcaaaacaaaaggaaagaaaacagaacatgcacttccaaaagttttcaagatacaaggtataaccataattctaagtctaagcttcaagaacatggtgttagtaagcaactttttgtgacattcaaagcagatagaaaaacagattaccaaaaagtacatcaacaacagtaagatcctcacaggatataattcactcaactctcaagtgtttagattaactgtttacactcaaagcatAACATGAAAATTcgtactaccataagcttgaaaaggctctaacatccacaattgaaatacatgcacacaaagatcaaaaggacttttatttggttgtaacgtggccaaggtaagggtgagataaatcctaaaGGGTACTAagctaaaattcaaagagataaaagagacttgaaagaaactgcgggagttgaatttataaaatatttcattcacttgaACAACTTTATAGCAATTTTTCTCTCTTCTCCTTCctctttttattcatttttttcgaaggagtatgtattgacatgtactgaaatattacaaacagaattccttttttttcttcctcttatccttctattttttcttcctcttatccttctattttttcattccttttttttcttttctatttttttttctttttctgtcatcttctgaaatattacaaacataattattcaacctcacacaactccaaacaagactctttcaaccctttgaatagggtgataatattgtttttcacttctcgacttgtaatgagttttaaacaaaaaagggagaataggctcaagggggtttcaaacaagggatgaaattatttcagggttggctttttggctaactggctaaaaaaacaaaaaaacaaaaacaaaattacttttatcatatcagtgtgcacaatTAAACAACAGCATCAAtaagagtcaattcaagttctagagactaacaaacatgagtgaatcacacaagaaagaaagagatggatttttgtatgttatccatataaaGCTCAAAGCTCACCAGGGTTAATGATCTACTGCTAAAGATATACAATTTAGAGTCTAGtcctacctatcatactaaaaatgcacatcaaaattttcacatcacaccacaagactttagtcaagagaactaagaaaaatattcataattgtaactcaaaaaccaaaggaaaaagcatgcaattttttttaagaaagcaaacaaaaaccaaaacagagaaaaactaaaaacaaaacaaagaaacaaaacaaataaatagttccctcccccacacttaaaacatacattgtcctcaatgaaagagcataaatataaaataagagtgagagaaaggaaagaacacacccgaggagtcaaggcggataaatgattgcataagtagcctttcccaaagagagctcttctacagtctcttcttccaaagtcgggttctcatggagtagctttgggtagtgtccattgaccttgaaattttgattagtgcatttgcCTTGTATTCCAAAATCAAAAAAGtatcttcgataagtaaaagtgttgaatgggcatgtgaaagtgatctcctttttcataacatcaagaattaaaggattacggggctgcctcactacatttgtttcatctttaagtgagatcctatgcatacatatggatgagctaatatcacgagtgtcgGCCAAGGTCCATCCAGTTCCTTTCTTATatttctgcttaagttgaagcttttgCTGAATCATATGAATCCtcgggaagtggtttaggctctaaagaatgtggttgttcaatggatggtatgtttggggcagccggaatgtcaagagcttcatctacataaacaacttcatttacactgtcaccctgcaaggcagcatcaatctcagcacaaacaacacaaaggttagtgtcagtacaatcatcacatgaataaacatcatcaaactcagatagagatggaaaatcaagtgaaaacaattcagaaaaggtgtcatcaaccaactcagagatcaattcaatatgaaaaacagaatgctcctccaagggatgtttcatggcatcgaaaatgttaaattttgcgacaatgccaccaaattccatggacatggttccatcgtcgacatcaatttttgttttcgccgttttcatgaatggtctgcctaaaatgatgggcGATCTGCTCGAATTTGTTTCTCCATACATGTCCAGAATGTAGAAATCTAcaggaaaaatcaagtcattaacttgaacaagcACATCTTCCACTACTCCAATAGGGCGAGCATTACTTCTGTTCGCTAGTTGAATGATTAAACATGTATGATGTAAAGGACCAAGGTCAAGGTTATTATAAACAGAAGTAGGCATAATATTAATGCCtgctcccaaatcaagcatgcaattttcgaatttactatccccaatgGTACATGGAATATAAAAAGTTCCTGGATCCTTGCTCTTTTGGGGTATGGTCTGATTGAGGGATGAAACAATAGCTTTTTCAGGTGAATGTTTAGGCTGGATAAGGGCTGAAATGTTTCGTCCCAAATTTACTCTCTCATTGCCCTTCAACCTTTTCTTACTTGTGCACAAGTCTTTTAGAAATTTTGCATACTTTGGAACCTGCTTAATAACATCAAGAAGCGGAATGTTTACTGCCACTTTTATGAACACATctaaaatctctctctccttgtCTCCATCACCAGTCCTTTTATTTTTCAGTATTCTATGTGGGAATGGAactggtggcacatactccttctctttttctttttcagtttCTACCACAAGAGAGGGTTCAGTTTCTATCACAACGGAAGAAGGTTCAGGTGTTACCtcaagaatttttttatttttttctggggctGGTTCTGTTATCTTCtcggatctcaaggaaattgcactcacattagcattagggCCTTTTGGATTCACAACTGTTTGAGCAAgaagttggtttgatccttgggcttgctgcatggcattcattgaagtggcaaTCTGTCCAATCTGTGtctgcaaagtctgaatactgGAATCTGTTTGTTGCTGAAATTGGAGATTGTTAACAGtcatttgtttgacaagatccTCCAATGAAGGCCTGAAAGGTGCAAAGGTGGAGACTTGTGGAGTGGTTTGTGGTTGTGGCAGGGGTATGACTAATTTTTGTGGGGTGGGCTGCTGGTTTCCATATCAAAGGTTTGGATGGTTCCTCCACTTGGGGTGATATTTGTTGGTGGACAAGTCAGGAATGTTGTACCCTTTCTGATTGTTGCTTTGGTTGAAAAAGTTAGCTGCATATGCTTGAGGCAACTGAGTGACCGAATCATCTTGAAAAATAGGACATGTGTCAGTTGGATGTTCAAtagaagtacaaataccacacaaCTTTGTTGTTTGAGGTTTACCCACTGCCATTTGTTTCACTAAAGAAGTAAGCTCTTCAATTCTGGTTTCTAAAGCCTTGTTGGAAGAG includes:
- the LOC127136919 gene encoding uncharacterized protein LOC127136919, encoding MDKNILDAASGGALVDKTPVAAKALIENMSLNSQQFTTRNNYMVQTKGVNDIHVSSSNKALETRIEELTSLVKQMAVGKPQTTKLCGICTSIEHPTDTCPIFQDDSQAQGSNQLLAQTVVNPKGPNANVSAISLRSEKITEPAPEKNKKILEVTPEPSSVVIETEPSLVVETEKEKEKEYVPPVPFPHRILKNKRTGDGDKEREILDVFIKVAVNIPLLDVIKQVPKYAKFLKDLCTSKKRLKGNERVNLGRNISALIQPKHSPEKAIVSSLNQTIPQKSKDPGTFYIPCTIGDSKFENCMLDLGAGINIMPTSVYNNLDLGPLHHTCLIIQLANRSNARPIGVVEDVLVQVNDLIFPVDFYILDIPSKDSDIDKFVGNTQISNRIGASIEDNFEYYCLKKSHLQIS